The following DNA comes from Oreochromis niloticus isolate F11D_XX linkage group LG23, O_niloticus_UMD_NMBU, whole genome shotgun sequence.
aaagttgaatctgttcatctggacgtagcgtcgtccagatgaacagattcaacttttggagatttactttcctggatgattgagaatgcatgaAGACGACACAGCTAACCTTGAAATGAGAAGCAAGAATTCCTGCTTCCCTCTATAGGACTGATCTCTTAACTGCTTCCCGTAAATAAAATTTGCCTTTTTtgcagagaaaaataaatagaagCCAGTTttattaaagactttttttggcTTTTGCTTTGGCATCTTCTGTGCtttcattttgtcattattGCAGTTCCAATTTCACATTTTGCTCCGGGTGATGGTGAAGGACTGTTTGCTGATCATCACTGGATCAGCGTGCTTGACATCCATGTCCTATAAGAGTAGATGATGCATTGATAGTTGCTGGTCTTATATTTACACATATCACATGTGTATTTAAGCATTCTTGTCCTGCAGCACAGTCTAGATATTCCTAACTTGCTAAATTACTTCAGGTACAATCGGTGCTAAAGGTGAAAAAggagacagaggagagaaagGCTCAAAGGGGGACCAGGGCCCTGTAGGAGCAAAGGGAGATTCAGGTATCAGCTCTGGCTCTAATTTCTCTGCACAGGGTGGAGTCCAAGGACAGAAGGTAAGACGCCactttgtgtctgtgagtgtgtttttAGTGACCGTATGGCTGATGCACTCaactgtttcttcctgtttttcagggtGAAAAAGGTGAAAAGGTATGTAAAGTGTCTTGTCCATTTACTCATACACATGTAGTTTGGCTTTGATACATAATGagctaaacaaaaataaggaaGTCAGCATGTGTACAAATAATCCCTGCAATGCAGAAGCTCAGGACTCAGAAAACTCTAAACTCTCGAGTTTAGatagagttttgtttttcacactcGGCTCTGTCCAGTGTCACAAAGAAAGGATAGCTTCATGTCCTCAGCTATAGACGTGAGGAAAGAAGGTCCGTTCACCTGCTATTTAAACCCTCTGCTTTTGAGAGGCTGCCAGTCAGAAAAAGGTGGTAGTACTGATCACAAGCCCTGGCTGCTTCCTGAAGTTGGTCAGTCACAAAAAAGGCATATAGCTGAAAAGATGGCCTTATAGGGGGAGGAGCTAAAGCTAGTTTGAGTTCTGAATCATTGAAAGCTGCTCTGGTCGAGTCAAGGAATAAAAACATGTTGGAGATGAGCAGAAAGGCTCATGTCAGAATGAATGAATTGAAGCACAAGAGCAGAAATGTCTAAATGCCTATCAGCCAGGAGCAAAACTTATGATACAGATTGAATTTGAAATTTTATTCTTGCCATTAGAAATGATAGAACTTATTTCAGGTTCATCTATAACAAGATGTTTTGTTTCTGCTGTCAACAGATCTACTGTGTCTCTGCTAGAGAAACTATTCTGATGACTTTATTATACACATAAAgcttaaaactataattcacaTTTAAATTATGTAAACCTGTAACTTAAGTATTAACTAAGTATTAAATTCCTTCCAAATGCAACATTCTCGCTCACAGGGTGATCTTGGCAAAGGCTACGCTGGTAAAAAAGGAGATCGTGGGGCTCAGGGGCCTCCCGGACCACCTGGTCCTCCAGGACCTGCAGCTGAGGTGGTCCGACTTGGAGATGGCTCTATTGTGCAGCAGATGGCCGGACCCCCTGGACCACCAGGACCGCCAGGGGTGGATGGGCCTGCAGGACCTCCAGGAGCTGATGGGGAGCCTGTGAGTACAAAGAGGTTTACAGCTGTTCAGTGTTTGGAGGTTCATGTTGCTCAGAGGTTGTTCATTAATCTTTCAGGGTGATCCAGGAGAGGATGGAAGAGCTGTGagtttctctgttttcacattGAAATACTTCTACAAAAGAAGAATTATTTATAGGCTTTTCCAGATAGATCGATTGAAATATTATCAGTgtaatttggggttttttgcttCTGTTTCCAGGGTCCTCCTGGGCTGCAAGGTGTTCCAGGAATTCCAGGAGTTCCTGGTGCCAAAGGCGAAAAGGTGCTCTATTTAAGTCATCtgtttaaagaaaacacatgGCATTATGTAGTGTGATAATCTGTGGTCTTAAAATCCTCCAGGGTGAACGTGGAGAGGGTCAGCCTGGACCCAGAGGCCCCCCAGGTCCACCTGGACCTCCTGGACCTGGTACTGGTGATCGTCCAGTAAGTCCAGGCTCCACACACTCTTTTCATTCACTTCATAACTTCCAAACCTTTTCACTAAATTTATGCTTCTTACAGACATTTGTTGACATGGAGGGCTCGGGATTCCCAGACTTGGATAAAATCCgggtatgttttgttttttttaacataagtaAACAGTAGTAAGTTTTCTTGAGGTGGTAATATGATTGTTTTGGGATTTGTTATCTAGGGTCCACGTGGTCCACCGGGTCTCCCAGGTCCTCCTGGCCCTCCTGGGATCCCTGGTACTTCAGTGGCAGTGGGCCTTGATGGTCCAATAGCTGTTGGACCTCCTGGACCACCTGGGCAAGATGGTGCTCCGGGATTGCCAGTGAGTATTTTACTTTGATTACTTACCATTTTACGTACTTACCACCCAATGCCTCCATTGTGCTGCTCTTAAATGTTGTTGGTGTTTATTTTAGGTGTAGTTTGACTACTGACTCTGTTTTGTGTTTGCTGCTGTAGGGACCCCCTGGTCCTCCTGGTCTACCTGGTCCACCTGGACCTGCAGGAGGAAAGGTAAAAATAGACTCAGTCTAAAGTTTTAGATTGTTATAAACCAATCTGTGGGGCTGTACTATGGTACATGCTAACAAGAGACAGTGTACTCACTAAAAGACTTAATCATTTATTAATAAAATCTGAATGAGAAGttcattaattttatttagTGATTaaccaaaatattttaaaaattgttattTTGACCACAGAACAGCTAAAAAAAAGTTCAAGaaggattaaaatgaatacAACCTACAAACCTGGACTAAATGTAATGATTCAATAgacatttcttttaaatgtattgactatcatatattttgttttaaatcttctTTCCCCAGGGTGACAGTGGTGACCTCGGTCTTCCAGGACCAGCTGGAGAAAAGGTGAGCTTAATTTTAAGTTTCAGCCCTTAAAACTCTCATCATTGAAAGCAGAAAGATGTTCCCCACTAAGCTGATATGAAAACGTTGTACTTGGTGGCCCATCCATGTACTCTTCACATTCTTTGTTGCTTTCCTTTAGCAAGACACGCAAGGCTCCAGCTTTTTCACCGGCTTGTTCTCTTACTTTACTCCATCCTCTACGGTGTGTAATGGGTTGGTGGTGCTGAGGCACGTCTCTGCTGtgatcatttattttctttcctcaAGTTTTTGGCATTATTtactcttttttattattattataatattactatgattttctgttttcacagaaTCTTTCGAGACAGTGTAGCTGTGAAAGATTCTGTTTCCATAAAAGACCTTTCTTCACTCATTTAAGGACCTACTATGCGTTTCCTTAGTTTCTGTCATGTATATACCAAGTAAGGTGTTCATATTAAACACGAGTTTTAATAAGTCAGGCTTCACACTGCTCTGAATTTTAGATACTTTCACCGAAAATGGTTTCTTTAAATAGTTACTTGGTACAGGGACCTATGAAGAACAGGGCATACAGCTCACAAGCACTGGGTACTGCCCCTCAGCAAGCTTCCAGAAGCTGGCTAATCATATTACAGTGTCCTGTTAGAAAGAGACATGCACTAACACGACTTGCTTCAGACATACATTAGGGCGATGATAAAGAGGCATTTTTTGTCCATTGTTGAATTATACGATCAGCTCTATTACAATCCAAAACTAAATACAGGCACATTAATGAGCATAGTAGGTCCCCAAACCTTAACTGTAACCTTCATCTGCATCTCCACTTAACCTCCAGCTCTGCACGTGCCTGTGTCATGCCACCGTTTGCTCTTCCTGTCCTacttttcttctcctctttatACAGTGTTGAACATAATCTGACATTACAACTGACCTCTGCCACCTTAGGGCTCTCAGGGTGAACCAGGACAGGTGGGGACATCAGGACAGACTGGTCTGGCAGGGCTTCCAGGTCCAATGGGACCGGTGGGACCACCAGGGCCCCCCGGACCACCTGGGCCACCATATCGCATTGGCTATGTGAGTAGattgttttttctccttttttgggggttttcttttgttttttatggacAGATGAGAGCAAGTACCAAGCTAAAAAGGTTGTTAATTTGAGGATGCTGGTAGCAACCATTGATATCTACTCTGAAATGTCAACCAGTCCAAACAGTCTGAGTGGATGAGAAGCTAGCAGTGATCAGTTGTTTTGACTTCAAATTATCTCCATACAGAGTGATCAAGATGGATATGAGGTACTCAGTGATCTGCCTGGACTCAGAGGCGAACCTGGACCACAGGTAACAAGTTACAAATATAGGAGATTGTTGTTCCTTTGCTCACAGTGCTGTAAATATTTGTATATCTCATGCTGTCCTGTGCCATATTTTTCCAGGGCCCACCTGGTATTGCGGGTCATCCTGTAAGTATGCCAGAGAAACTGTATGGCTTGAATAAGTTATCTCTTTATGTCCATGATACCGTAAATTAAAACGTCACACATTTTAAGATTTCATAAAGTACATCAAAGTACAAGGGTGTGAATCAAATATAAAAAGGTGTGCCTCAAGGTTCGACTTTAGGGCCACtttggttttctgtttattaCTGATATAagttatatgtgtgttttcaaatgATTTGTTCAATTATTTGCTCTGCTGTGTATCTGTTAACCACATATTCATTTGGCTTTTCAGTCTAATAAACTCTGGATTAGTTAAAAAAATCTAAGACAAAATCTTGTCTTATTAGACCTGACAATAAAGGTTACGTTAGTATTTAGCCTAGTTTTAATAtcaataaattatatatatagaAAAATAAAGATCTTCTAAAAAATGCTTACAATATTTTTTATAGAATCTTACTATAGAGtagcataaatgtctgtatttcTCTGTATATACAGTATTTCCTCCTTAATGTGTAGATCAGTCTTAGTGCATGAACATCGTCACACACAAAGTGATTATTAAAACGTGTATGCTTTgggatttataataaatatttttagtttttaaaaaaaaaattcatatttGTAATCCATCATTCACGCACTTTCAtccaagcacttttttctagcccacattcacactctgatgaatACATCACAGAACAACTTaaggttcagtatcttgcccaaggatacttagTCATTACATCTACATGAGTAGATGTCCTATTCACAATTCATaagcacagttttttttaaccccccAAAATCCTGGATATTAAGTGAGAAACCATATCTATGTTTTATACgtacattaacataaatgaaaaaagtCTTCCAAAGTTTGTCTTATTAACAATATTAGTAGCAGCATTCCATTTTAATTCAGtgaatttatgttatacttttatGAATTCACCACTCCTGTAAAGAATATGTTTTAATGGGGTTTTTTAGGGAAATCCAGGTTTACCAGGAACACCTGGTAGCAAAGGAGCAGAAGGACCACGAGGACCTCCTGGGATCCCTGGCGTAGATGGTTCAACTGGAGAAAAAGTATGGCTAACATTAGTGTTACTGTACACTTAGTAGTATTAATGATATGGTCTTCTAATACAGTGTCCTGATTATTTTTTAGGGTCCAAAGGGAGACAGAGGCGAGAAAGGAGAGAGGGTGAGTTAAATGCAGAGTTAAACATTTTGCCGTGAGCtaacatattttaatttttaaatgtgttaaatacctcatctgttgtgttgttaGTACAATATGCAATCAGCAAGATTTTTGTGCTTGATGTTGAAAGGCAGTAATACTTTAGCATCTATGTAGTTGTTGTTCTGAAGCTCTTCATTTCATATGAGCTTCATCAGCATATGCAGTTCCCAAATAACTTTGagatgtgtgggtttttttccagttattaTAATTTATCTAGAGTGTACTGTCTATCTAAATTGATGAAAGTAATGTGTATATAGGACAATGTATTTTGTCATAGATCATGTGATCTTTTTGAACATTTCTTTAGAACAGAAGCAACACGTGCAAGATTGCAAGTCAGTCAGAAAGTTGTGCCTCAAAGTTCTGTTTGGGCCTACCTATGTTTTCATTAGTTTTATTCAATTCATGCAAACTTTCCTTTTGTGGAGTTTAGTTATATGCCGATGACAGCATTATATTTAcgtacaaaacattgtttgaagGTTTCTGCTTTAGGTTCTTTTACTTCTGTATGTCTCAATGGTATGATCGCTGACCATCGGATTCAGTTATATGCAGATGATGCCTTTATTCagtaccagtcaaaagtttcaAATGCATGTTCAATATTCAATAATGCAATATTCATTCAGACAGGGACTTGATTAAACTATGCTCTGAACATATTGCATATTCACCCATTTCTGCCTGATAATGCACCAATTTGTAACAGGGTTTGCCAGGAAGAGATGGTGGACCACCTGGACCTCCAGGCCCTCCTGGACCTCCAGGACAGATCATCTACCAGCCAGGAGGAGATGTGAGTCTTCATTCAACTTGTAAATGTACAGAGGTTGAATGATTCTGGATTAATATGTGAAATAACACTAACCCACACAGCACAGCCTGTCTAAATCGATTTTTCTCCTGATGTTCTCATCGTCACTAATAGCCACAGCATGCTTGTTTGCTAATTCACATTCATACTAACTGACCTAACTTTGTCTTGCTAGTATAACGACCTTTATTGGAATGAAGCAGGGCAGGTAGGTGGATGCGCCCCTCGGTCCCCTAACAATCTTATCAAAGCGTCGCCACAAAACATAAAGTTGAGAGAATATTTTAGCTTTTTCAAACTGCGTTTCTTTTTCAGGTTGGACCAGGTATTCCAGGCAGGGCAGGATTCCCAGTACGTATCACCATGATCATCAAACAGTTGAGCCTGTAGGAATCCAACTGATTCAAAATAATGCAAATAAGTGATTATATTGTGTGTATGGATTTAGGGCCCAATGGGACCAAAAGGGGAAAAAGGGAACCCAGGGCCACCAGGATATGCACCTAAGGTAGGTGCATatctttatttgttcatttcacattttaaaacatgtatattcattatattttgtgcaacattgttttttttaatttaatacattttcatattaaCATGATTTAACatgatttttatttacattcctctcagtaagtgacaTACTTTTTACTTTCCAAATTATTTAACGCAATTTGTGTTAAAGTAACAGGAAACGAATGGAGTTCAATATTTTAATAGcaacaagattttttaaaagtcttgtGACTTAAATACTGTTTCCAGTAGTATTTTTGTAAGTTCTTGCTTTTTGttcagggagaaaaaggagagccTGGTGTCATCATGGGGCCTGATGGGAGACCTCTATCCCTGGGAGGCTTGACAGAACAGCCAGTAAATAAATCAAGTTTTATCCAACTGCCttagtatcgatccgataccgatatcagtGTTGGTATGGATAGTTCTAGTTCAGGTTGTCTTGAAAAATAAAGGTGATCATTCCTAATATGTTTCTTAAATCAAAATATCATGGTGTGTGATGTTTACAGTGTGCTTGTGTCTTAATTTGCAGGGTGAGAGAGGGAGTCCTGGCCCAATGGGATTTCCAGTATGTTGTCTAAATTTTAAAAGCTCACAACTTTAGACTTGTTTAACAAGTTAGCAAAATCAGATTAGTATAACGAGCTtcaatgtgcatttttttccaggGTCCACAAGGTCCTCAAGGCCAGAAGGGGGAGATTGGTTTTCCTGGCCGACCGGTAAGCTTGGCATCTTTACAAAGATTTCATGATAAGCCTTCACATAGTTAGGGAGGTATTTGACTGGAGTAATGACACAAACAACTGCCCAGTAGGGAAAGATCACCCTTGATGCTGATCTCTTGGTTACAAATATAAAGTATATAAGTATAAAGTCAGAAATGTAGTGGTTTGTGCAAATACTATTGCAATCAGTTGATTCTTCATATTAGATTTATGTTCTGACGGCAACTgtggaaagagaacaacagtGGAGTCCAATCTTAGGGAGCTTTGATTTGCAGGGTTGAGAGGGAagaaattattaataattaattatttttttttagaagttCATTATGTCGTAACGTAACTGTGACATTCTGCATCATTTGTCTTGTTTTAGGGTCGACCAGGACTAAACGGTGCCAAAGGAGAGAAGGGAGATGCGGGCAGTGGATCTGGATATGGATACCCtgtgagtgctgaagatttgaCTTTGCCTTTTTATCAGATCCTGATTTCAATCCATTTTTTAATCTTGTACAGAGACAGTAATCAATATTCATTTTTGTGTCTCAGGGGCCACCAGGCCCACCAGGGCCCCCTGGGCCTCCAGGACCTCCTGTTCCCATTGATAGACTCGGAGTGAGTCCAGACATGAAATTTTCCTGTTGTGGTGCATATATCAGTCAAAATGGGTTAAAGTTCCCTAATTCTTTCCTTTTAATTTCAGGGATATGATTACTCCAGGTATTACGCTGGTGAGTTCACTTCAAATTCAATGTTAGATGCCAATGTTATGAGAAAAATTTTAAAGGAGTAGTGCAACATTTTAAGAAGTACAATACAATACCTTAATATCTGTATGGTGAATGTGAAGCGTCATGGTTAGCTTGGCTTAGCAGAAAGACTGGAAGACGGGCAACAGCTGTCCGATCTCGGTCCAGCGGTTAAAGAAAAACTCCAAAAATCTCTGAAAGGTTTCTCTACACAGTGATTTTAGACTTAAAAAGGGTTTAGGTGGAGAGCTGTGTTTGAATTACACCGTCCCACTGGTGGAGTTTAGCAGTAACTAAAAGGTTCAGAAGCAGCAGTTGTTCTATGTTTGGACTCTAATAACGGGTCATTATCCTTTGCAGTTACAGTAAATAAAGTCAGGATTTGAGGAAATGCTTTGTTCTTGCGTTTGTTtaacttgttgtttttttttacagttaaagGAGAGAAAGGAGATCGGGGACCACCAGGTAACGTCACTGACAGACGTGTAAATGTTTAAAGTTTTCAGTGTGCGGACAAATTTAAAGCAAGACATTTTTGTTTCCAATCCAGGTTTTGGATCAAACATTGACATTTACAGTTTAAAGGTAATCCCTCGCCTTTGCACACAGATTTTACgtctttatattttaagattaagctGTTCAAATCGGTTTGAGTTTTTATTGTACTGCTGGCTTTTTCTCTGATTTTTCATGTGTCTACCCAGAATGAGCTGAAAGGTGAAAGTGGCGTGaaaggagagaaaggagagCCAGGCGGAGGATATTATGACCCCCGGTATGGAGGAAGCGGAGTCGGAGCCCCGGGAGTGCCTGGACCTCCAGTACGATCACACTCTGGAAAACATACTGCCACTTCATGTTTTTAAAGATGCTGTAAATCAGACTCTGTGTCCTCCTGTCTTATTAGGGCCCTAAAGGAGACTCCATTATTGGCCCACCAGGCCCTCAGGGGCCATCTGGACCACCTGGAAGAGGGTATGATGGACCACCTGGACCACCAGGGCCACCTGGACCTCCAGGACCGTCACTGGATGGATCTTACAGAGGCACACAGAGTGAGTTAAATTAGAAAACGTCCTTTAAATATGAAAGACTTCCTTAAAAGAAGGTGatttatatattaaaatttGAATGACTTGTTGCTCCTTTAATTTAAACCCCACCTGGAATACCAGTCTTGCATTTTAAAGTGGTTCTCTGAGTTTTTGTGCATGAAGAGCTGcttatcatttttaaaaatttcccTTATATACAAGAAACCTTTCTGGCAGGTTTGCCATGAACAAAAGCCACTGATACAAAAGTGCCTGTAAAAGCTAAGTAAGCCTCCTGCTTATATTCGcttttaaactagttttttggtttttgcttcTAAGAATTTGGGCAATGATGTAGAATTTAAAGTGTGCTGAATTATCTGTTCATTGTCTAACCATAGATAACTATCATTTGATTACTTTATACTGAAGAAAACTTCACTGCATCATTGCGTTTCATCTCTGTGTGCTCAGATTAAATTCTTTTGAGAAGGCGTTCTCTTTTCCATGTCTGCTGCCTGCAACGATAATGATAATGCTTATCCAAGCATTTAGCCTATGTTTAACAAATCTGTGCTTGAACCACAGCTATCAGTATACCTGGACCACCAGGACCTCCTGGACCTCCTGGACTGCCTGGTGTCACCTCTGGTGTGAGTAAAACTTTTAGTCAGTTGTTTATTTTCTGGTTgtctgtcatgaactttaaaaaaatgttgggTGTTCAAATTAAAGAGCTGGAAATTATGGTTAATTACCTCAATGGATTAGCATTAAAACTTGGAAGTCCATCcagtttttggggggtttttttgaaTAAATTTCTAAAACCACAACAAAAATACACGTCTCGGCTGCACAGTAATCCACAttgttgtctgtgtttgtagGTGACAGTGTTGAGGTCTTATGAAACAATGACAGCTACAGCTAGAAGACAACCTGAGGGCTCTCTGGTGTACATACTAGACCAAACAGATCTCTACCTACGAGTCCGAGATGGAGTTCGTCAAGTCCAGGTGAAACATTCATCTTCATAAATCAGCCGGAAAGACgcaaaaatactttaaatgtgtattttttttgtatattaattctgttttctttcttatttttcagCTTGGGGAGTACATCGCTTTCCCCAGGGAGGATGTGAGCAtaattttatttgtcttttatctGGTAATTAAGGTATATAGCATGT
Coding sequences within:
- the LOC100712198 gene encoding collagen alpha-1(XVIII) chain isoform X7, with the translated sequence MRARDRCWTCILALLVAAQTQSQQTEKSGISLLQLIGEPPLEEFTAAYGPNGEPAYRFTPSVVPGQPALVHVPSPFYRHFSLLFHVKPSTPAASILFCITDATQKLMYVAVKLSAVKAGRQKVQFFYTEPDSEASYEAASFEVPSMVDTWSRFSLSVMEEQVAFYHGCDSEPQVVKFERSPDPMDLDPASGLFVGHAGGADSDKFLGDMADLRLVGNPRAAERLCDYEDDSDAGSGDYGSGDGERRQMGGSVKTTPPPFRPLPEPPLISSHINTLAQTDVRYQPSVEYSRQDFSKPGLLGSRGTIGAKGEKGDRGEKGSKGDQGPVGAKGDSGISSGSNFSAQGGVQGQKGEKGEKGDLGKGYAGKKGDRGAQGPPGPPGPPGPAAEVVRLGDGSIVQQMAGPPGPPGPPGVDGPAGPPGADGEPGDPGEDGRAGPPGLQGVPGIPGVPGAKGEKGERGEGQPGPRGPPGPPGPPGPGTGDRPTFVDMEGSGFPDLDKIRGPRGPPGLPGPPGPPGIPGTSVAVGLDGPIAVGPPGPPGQDGAPGLPGPPGPPGLPGPPGPAGGKGDSGDLGLPGPAGEKQDTQGSSFFTGLFSYFTPSSTGSQGEPGQVGTSGQTGLAGLPGPMGPVGPPGPPGPPGPPYRIGYSDQDGYEVLSDLPGLRGEPGPQGPPGIAGHPGNPGLPGTPGSKGAEGPRGPPGIPGVDGSTGEKGPKGDRGEKGERGLPGRDGGPPGPPGPPGPPGQIIYQPGGDYNDLYWNEAGQVGPGIPGRAGFPGPMGPKGEKGNPGPPGYAPKGEKGEPGVIMGPDGRPLSLGGLTEQPGERGSPGPMGFPGPQGPQGQKGEIGFPGRPGRPGLNGAKGEKGDAGSGSGYGYPGPPGPPGPPGPPGPPVPIDRLGGYDYSRYYAVKGEKGDRGPPGFGSNIDIYSLKNELKGESGVKGEKGEPGGGYYDPRYGGSGVGAPGVPGPPGPKGDSIIGPPGPQGPSGPPGRGYDGPPGPPGPPGPPGPSLDGSYRGTQTISIPGPPGPPGPPGLPGVTSGVTVLRSYETMTATARRQPEGSLVYILDQTDLYLRVRDGVRQVQLGEYIAFPREDVNEVAAVEPPPVVPYFQDHHSHTGTSTNHFNQPHESPAQPHAEPEYKPTYVDPRYQPDSRYQSEPRYPELTDPRFPSYTDRLNSPDNRYYVVDTRYPITTPRRPPPHQPQSPVHHHTSGPVLHLIALNSPQTGSMRGIRGADFLCFTQAQAIGMKGTFRAFLSSRLQDLHSIVRKTDRQNLSVVNLKDEVLFDSWDDIFSGGRMKENVSIYSFDGKDVLYDNTWPEKMVWHGSTSRGERHVDSFCETWRVGEQALTGMASPLQSGSLLQQSSSSCSSSNVVLCIENSAGHSRR